CTCGTAATCGCGGACGCTTTCCAGGGCAGCCGCCGCCTGCTCCGCGAGGTCTAAAAGAGACTCTTCGTCTTCTTCTGTGAACTCACCGTTTTTCTTGTTCATGACCTCAAACACGCCCAGGATTCTTCCTGCCCGTGTTTTCAAAGGTACACACAGGAGGTTTTCCGTGTGGTAACCGAGCTGGCTGTCCACACGCCGATCGATGGCTCGCTGCTCGGGTGACTCCCGTGCCACACGCATTGGTCTGCCCGTATTGAGAACCCGTCCCGCGATGCCCGCGTCGTCCGGTATTCGCAATTCATCCTCCACGCCGAGAGCGGGCCGACCGATGAGAAGTCGAGCTTGACGGTCCCAAAGGAAAATGGTGGCGCGATCTGCGTGGAGGAACTCGGCCGCCGTTTGGGCAATTTCCGTGAGCAGCGGCCGGAGTTGTCGCACCTGTGACCATCGCTGGGTGATACGCAGGAGCGTTTCCTGCTTCTTCAACTCTTCCGCGATGCGCTCGCGCTGGCTGACAAACCCGACGGCAGCGGCGAGGGTCTCGGCGACTTCCCGCATTGTGTCCAGAACGGCTGTTGTGGGGAGTGGCTGCGGAAACCTGGCCACCAGCCAAACGACTGCCGGGCGATCGACTGGGATAGGAAGAGCGCACCAGGATCCATTGATCCAGGGCTCGCTACGGTCGGCAAGACTGGCCCATCGGTGCTGATGTTTATCATCGGCGTGTCCGGATTCCGAGATCCAGCCGCAGGTGTGACGTTTTGGATCGATGCTCAGAAGCCCCACGAAATCAGCTCCGAGCGCCACCCGGAGAGTGGGGGTTTGGGCCTGGAGATAGGTGCGGGTCTCGTTTGCATCGCATGCCGCGATTAAGATCTCGCGCAGCAATCGCTCACTTGTCGAAGTCAACGAAAAATCAGTCTGTTGGACATTCACCGGAATCACTCCTTTTACCGCGCCGCATCCTTCACGAGATTCTCCGTTCGATACGAGAAAGGAACGGGGACTAGCGGGTAATCCTCCACGGCTAGCCTATTGTATCGCGCTGGGCAGGTTGTTCCTAGAACCGCATTGTCCGCAGTTCATTACTCGACAACGTGGACAGAACTTCAATTGCACCTCACGATGACGTACGACACATTGTGGGATGTTCCAAACGTGTCAGCCAAAGACCGGTTCAGCCAGCCAAGTCGGACCACTGTGTCGGCGACCTTCTACGTTAGCGACGGTCCATGGTAATTTATCTTACAGGAGTGTCTCAGAAACAAGCTGGTGCGTGCGGAATGAAAAGTGACAATAACTCGCCGATTCGTTTCGTAACGAGCATGTTCTTGGAATCGGGAGAGGTTCTTCATGACGGCCAAATATGAAATTGGGAATTGTGTGCTGGAGTTAGTGGAAGGAGATATCACCGAACAGCGTGTGGATGCGATCGTCAATGCCGCCAACAGTCGATTGGCAGGTGGAGGCGGAGTCGACGGGGCCATCCATCGCAAAGGGGGGCCCGAAATCATGGCCGAAACCCGGGCGAAGTACCCGCACGGTTGTCCGACGGGGTCAGCGGTTATTTCAGGTGCCGGCCGGCTCCCCGCGAAATTTGTCATCCATGCGGTGGGACCCATTTATCGCGATGGTCAGCACGGGGAGCCAGAACTGCTCGCCAGCGCCTACCGTCGGTCACTGGAGCTCGCCGTGGAGCATGATTGTCGCTCCGTGGCGTTTCCCGCCCTCAGTGCTGGTGCCTACGGTTATCCGTTGGCAGAAGCTGCCCGTGTGGCACTCAGTACGGTAATCGACTTTCTCAAAAACCATGGGAAACCCGCCCTGGTGCGTTTCGTGCTCTTCGGAACACCGGCTTACGAGGCCTTTGTGAAAGTGCTTCAAGAACTGGTCGGTGCGGACCGGGTGGTTGTCGAATCCGGATGAGCAGGCGATATCGGCGGACTGGTTATCACGGTAACTTTCAAGTCACTGGGGGATGGCGCTGTAAATTTGCCCCACGTAAAACATGGCCAGCCGGAAAATCATGAAAATGATAATTGCCGCGATCAGAAGGGTGACCATTACAGCACCAACCACACTGAGGACCTTCATAGCCCGACTCGCGCGCTCCATGCCGAGGCGGCTGAGCCTTTCCAGGACCTCGTCCAGTTTACCGCTCTCCTCCCCCACGCGGAATGCATCAAGCCAGTCCACCGGGAACAACCCGGTGCTTTCGAAGATTCGAGACAGGGAATGTCCGGCCTGGATTGACGCCCATACAGGACGCCGGAGCGCGGTGAACGCGGGATGCTCCGCGGCCTGAAGGGCTAAATCCACCGCAACTCTCACGTCCAGCGATGATCGCGAAGTGATGGAAAGTGCCCAGGTGAACCGTGCCAGGGCCAGTGTGCGGGCAATATCCCCCAGGATGGGCAACAAATCCACGAGCATCTGGATCGGCCTGGTCCAGAGCAGGCCGCGTCGGGAAGCCCAGATGAGGACCGCGATCCCCGCCGCGCAACTTCCCACAATCGTCAGGTAGATGAGGAGACCCCTCTCGCCGACCAACCCAAAGCCGAGCGGATCCAGCACCATGTCGCCCCTCTTGCCGATTTCGCCCATGATCCAGATGAGAAACCCGATCACAATGATGGCAAAGGTGAGTTCAAAGAGGGGCCAAACGAGGAGCGACCAGAACCTGCGCCGTCTGGCAATTTCTTCCTCGTAATATTTTGCGAGAAGGCGAAAAGCCTCGGGCAATTTGCCGGTCTCTTCCCCAATCCGCACTATTTGCAGAAAAAGTCGGGGAAAAAAATCTTCGGTGAGGACCAGTGCGTCGGCCAAGGCGTAACCCTTATTGACTGCTTCCGCGATCAGTCGCATCGCGCGGCGGTAGGCGCCGCGACTAGCGCGTTCCGCTTCCCGCCGACAAATGGTTCGGAGGTCCACCCCGGCTTCAATCTGGGTTGCGAAGCGATGGCAAAGCTGTACGAGCTGACGTTTGGTGATTCGGCTACTGAGGAGCATGGATTGCCTGTGAAAGTTGCCTGCTGAGCGCTATCTTCCCGACAGACCTAAGGTATCTGGCGGCGGCCGGTAGACTTGATCGGTGACTGGGAACGCCATACAAAGGCGACATCAACACTCCCCGTCGCGCTCTTCCAAAGACTTGTCTCCGCGTTCGTGCCGAGCGTTTTGAGACACTCAATCAAGGACGCTTATTGCGTCATCTTACGCCTGATTGGCCGTTTCTGCAAACGTCCGTTGGCCGGGCGTATCCGCTTGTTTTTGTTAGGACCTGCGATAGGTCGAAGTCTCAATGTGTTGTGGGGCCAATTCATGAATTGCGTCTCCTGGTGCATTCCGCGTTCCATGTGGCATCCTGCGACGCGAGATCGATTTATCGCCCCTGCCAGCATCCCAGTTACTTTGTGCCAATCAAAAGGAGCGAGGACGTCGTCAATCAAGGGCCGAAGTCGGGTGTCCTTCCGATACCCGGGGTGGAAGTGGGGAGAACCCCGTTTCCGCCGGTCCTTGACGGCCCAAACCGGGTGCCGTAAAAGTGAAAGGTTACGGTTCGGTGAGCCCGAAATTGTACACTAACGCGCTGATCATTAACATTCGAGGACCCACCCATGGTTAAAGTTGTCGTGCTCGATCCGATTTCCCCCGAGGGTCTTAAGCTCCTGGAATCGGCAGGAATGATCGAATACGAAGTCCGCACGGGTCTAAAGGGTGAAGACCTTCGCAAGACCCTCGCCGAATTCGATGGCGCGATCTGCCGCAGTGGGGTCAAGATCACCGCCGACGCGCTGGAGGGCAACAAGCGATTAAAGGTGATCGTTCGGGCAGGGGTGGGGACTGACAATATCGATACAGCAGCGGCAACACGCCAGGGTATCATCGTGATGAACACTCCGGGTGGCAACACAATCGCCACTGCGGAACACACCATGGCGCTGATGCTTGCCCTCTCCCGCAATATCTTCCCCGCGTACAAAAGCCTGCTGGAGGGAAAATGGGAACGCCATCAATTCATGGGAACCGAGTTGTGTGGCAAGACCCTGGGCATCATCGGGCTGGGCCGCGTCGGTCAGGCTGTGGCTGAACGGGCTCTCGCTTTCAAAATGAAGGTCCTGGGGTATGATCCGTTTCTGCCGGAGCACCGGGCGCGGGAATTGGGCATTCGTACCTGTCGAACTCTGGAAGACCTGTTCCCGGAGGTGGACTACCTCACGGTGCACACGCCGCTTAATGAACAGACACGCAACATGATTGATCGGCCGCAAATTCAGATGATGAAAAAGGGGGTGCGGATCATCAACTGTGCGCGCGGAGGCATCATCAACGAAGACGCATTGCTGGAAGGGCTGGAGAGCGGTCATATCGGCGGTGTCGCTCTCGACGTCTTTACGAAGGAACCTTGCACCAATAGTCCGCTCTTCGGAAAACCGAATGTGCTGTGCACACCCCATCTGGGAGCCAGCACCGAGGAAGCCCAAACGAACGTGGCTATCGAGGCGTGCGAGTTGCTCGTTGATTTCTTCACCACGGGCGCCGTGCGGAATTCCGTCAACATGGCCCCCCTCGATCCGAAGACCCTGGAAGGGCTGCGAGGGTATTTGGACCTTGTGTACCGTTTAGGTCTTCTGATGGCGCAGATTGACCGCGAGCCACCAACCCGCTGCAAGATCCGCTATCAGGGGGAAGTGGCCAATCGCGACACTCGCCTGCTTTCGGCGGCGTTTGCTGCGGGACTTCTGCAGCATGCCCTGGAACAGTCAGTCAATCTGGTCAACGCTCCCGTCCTGCTCCAGCAACGCGGAATTGAGCTTGCCGAAGAGCGGACCACGGACATCGGCGATTTCGCGTCTCAAGTGACGGTGGAAGTCTTTCGGAATGACAAGTCCGCCCTGGCGGCCGGCGCGCTGTTCGGCAAATCGCTGCCTCGCCTTGTTCAGAAAGGCGCGTTCAGGCTGGAAAGCCCCCTCGAGGGGACGATGCTCATCATGTATCACCGGGATGTCCCGGGAGTGATCGGGCGGGTCGGAGAAATCTTCGGTCGCCATAACGTCAATATCGCATTCCTCTCGCTGGGCCGGGCCGAAAACAAACCGGGCGGTGAGGCAATTGGCGTTCTGGCCCTCGACAGCTATCCCCCGGCGGAGGCTATCGCCGAGATTCTCAAGTTGGAACCGATCCATCGGGCAACAGTGGTCGTTTTGCCTCCGCGTGGGGAGCTTCCCCCCTGGTTGGGCGTTGGCATGCCCAAATGACGGTCCATTTGGGGCCCGCAAGCGGCAATACGGGACGGAGTTTGCATCTCTCTACAGGTGAGCTATTCTACTAATGCCGGTCATACCGGACCGGCTTTTAAACTTTTGGTCCGAGGGGAATTGCTGTCGATTCTTAGGGATGAGCTGATTTTCAATGCGAGGACCCGCCATGAATCCCGATGCCATTTCCCCAGACAGCGCAATTTCCCAACCTTCCGAGGAAGGGCCGGTCCAGGTGTTCGTGGACAGACGCAAAAATCCGCACGGAGCGCCTCCCGATGGTAGGGAAAGGCGCCAGTTTGGCAATTCATACGCTGACCTCTCTCCGGAAGCCCGCGAGCTGGGGCAAGCCATCGACGCCTACAAGTTGCGGCATCACCGCCGATTTATCAACTACGAAGAGCTCTTGGCAGTGATCAAGTCGCTGGGCTACCACAAATAGCCCTGCTTGGCCCTCTTGTGGCGCCCGGATACCATCTTGTCACTCTGCCACTGCTGTCTCGGAATCTTCCACCGTATTGTGGTGATTTACGCCTACCCGCTGGGCTATCTCGCCGGGGGTTTCTTCTCTTCTTGTCCGGGACTACGTTAAAGCTGGTGTCAGCTTTAGGACGCGCGATTCCATTGCCTCAGGCGTCGGCCTGGAATTCCTAAACTTCTCAAAAAAGCTATAGTTTGGGGAAGGGCCATCAAAGGCTGCGAGGCCTTTTCGCGCGACACTGTCGAAATGCCAGCGAAGCGGTTCGTTTCAGGAGAGTTCGAGAACAATGTCAAATGCAACTGTTGATCTTGCTGTTGTGCCCGTAGCAGGACGGGGCACCCGGCTGCTCCCACTCACCAAGAGTCAGCCCAAAGAGATGTTGCCTGTCGGCCGCAAGCCGGTCGTGCAGTATGTGGTGGAGGAACTTGTTCGGTGTGGAATCAAACGGTTTTTGTTCATCACGGGGCCGGGCAAAACCGCTATTGAAAACCACTTCGACCTTAACCCGGAACTGATCCAGATGCTCCGGGAAACCGGGAAGGAAGAACTCCTCAAGGAGTTGTCGTTCGAGCGGGCGGAGGTGGATTATTTCTACACCAGGCAAAGGCGACAACTGGGGTTGGGCCATGCCGTATTATGTTCCGCACCCATGGTCAAGGACCAGCCGTTTGTCGTGGCCCTCGGAGATTCGATCATAGGTCTCCAGGCCCAATCGGATGTGGTGCGGCGAATGATCACGCTTTTCGAGGCGGAATCGGCGGACGCGGTCATCGCGTTTGAAACGGTCCCCCGCGAGGACGTGGTCCATTATGGAATTGCGCAGCCCGTGGGGAATGATTTGGAAAATGGAAAGGAATACTTTCGGCTGGCGGGGATTATCGAAAAGCCGACCCCGGAGGATGCACCAAGCTGTTTGGCGGTGGCGGCACGGTACGTCTTTCGACCAGCAATTTTCGACCATCTTCGCCGAACGCCCCCCGGCAAGGGTGAAGAAATCCAACTTACGGATGCCATCCAGCGAATGATTGAAGCGGGAGGGAAAGTTCTTGGCATTCGTCTCCCGCCGCAGGAACGGCGGTTCGACATCGGCAATTTCGATAGTTATTTCCGGGCGTTTTTGGAGTTCGCTTTGGCCGACGAGGAATGCGGACCAGGATTGCGACAATTCCTGAAACGATTACTCGAAGGTCAAGAATAAACCGGGGCGGGGCAGGGGAGTGAGTGACTTTACGGGGACGGTGTTGGAGATGATCATTATCAAACGTCGCGCTTACGCTCGGGCGGGTCTGCTGGGAAATCCCTCAGACGGTTATTACGGAAAGACCATCTCCGTGATTGTGCGGAATTTTTACGCCGAGGCCGTGCTATATGAGTGGGACCAGGTGGAGCTGGTTCTCAGCCAGGAAGACCGCAGTCGGTTTGACAGTGTCTATGATCTGGCGCGAGACGTCCGCCTCCACGGGTACTATGGTGGGATCCGCCTGGTGAAGGCCACGATCAAGAAGTTCGTCGAGTACTGCCAGGCACAAGGGATCAAACTCCATGAAAGGAATTTCTCCATCCGTTACCACAGCACGATACCGCGACAGGTGGGGCTTGCGGGATCCAGCGCCATCATCGTGGCCGTGCTGAGGTGTTTGATGGATTTCTACGGTGTGCAGATCCCGCAGCGGGTGCAACCATCGCTGGCCCTCGCCGTGGAAACCGAGGAGCTCGGCATTGCTGGGGGACTACAGGACCGCGTCATTCAGGTTTATGAAGGGCTCGTATTCATGGATTTCAGCCGTGACAAAATGGAGAACATTCACGGCTACACCTGCGGCGTCTACGAACCGCTGGATCTCGACTACCTCCCGCCGCTCTATCTGGCCTACAACACGGCCATCGCCGAGCCCACGGAGGTCATTCATAACGATCTTCGCGGTCGTTACCTCCGCGGAGAGCCTGCCGTGGTGGAGGCCATGCAGAAATTCGCGGACCTCGCACAGCAGGGACGCCAGGCCCTGCTGGAAAGGGATTGGCTGACCTTCGGAAAGCTGATGGATGCCAATTTCGATCTCCGTCGTTCGATATTGCGCTTGGCACCCGAGCACATCGAGATGGTCGAACGCGCTCGCAGTGTAGGAGTTCCGGCCAAATTTGCCGGTTCAGGTGGCGCCATTGTCGGACTCTGTCCTGATGATGCCACGTTCCAGAAACTCAAGACGGAGATGGCAGCCATCCACTGCGAGGTCATCCGACCACACGTCAGACCGTGACGGAGTTACTCGTTCTTCCCGTTGTTGGTGGCTGATTGCGGACCGGGGTTTTATACCACACGAAGGAGCAGGGCTGACCCATCCCCGTATTTGTAAAAAACTACGACATGCCACGGGCACCATGGGTTTTGGGGCCGATTCATGAATCGCGTCGGCCCAGCGTATTTTGCGCGGCTGCCGTAACCGGGCGAGAGTTTCAATCCATTTCAATCCATCGGCGTGAATTGTCGCGATAACACATCGAGATTGCGGCATCTTCCGCAACTCTCTCACAAAATGGGGGGATAGGGCCGGAGCAATGACATTGCCGACGGTGCGCGTCCTGCGGGCAGCAACGGGTTCTCGTAACACTCCCGGGTTTTTGCGACGATAACGAGGAGGACGAGCGGCGGTCGGAATGCCGTGCGCGAATTGTGGTACGCTGTGCGGAAAGAACACGGGGACTGCGAAGATGCGTTTCCTGCAGAGTTTCATTTTTTTAGTGGGTTTTGCAGTTCTCACGGCTACGCCGACGTGGGCGCAATCCGCTGCCAAACATCTGGGCGCTCCTGCGTGCTGTGCACCCTCCTATGGCATGCTCGCTTACCAGCAGGGGTGCTGCGAATTTACCCCAAGCTGCTGTAGCCAGGTTTGGGCAGGCTACTGCGAGTTGAAAACACTCCGGGCATGTCACCGGTGGGGAGTGGCAAGGCCCATTGGCGGTTGGGAATGCGTTGGTCCGTGTGGCTGTGGTCCGGTTTCCGTTAACCAGTATGGGGGAAAGGCAAGCGAGGCACAGGGGACTTATGTCGAATTCCACCAGGGGGGTGTGACTGGTGGAAGGATCGCGCCTGTTCAGGTGAGCGAATGATGCAGCAGAACCTAAAAACTTTTTTCGCTGGAGAGAGATACGGCAGTAGCCGATACAGATAATAACCTGCCGGGAGGCGGGATGCCTGCCGATGTCCCCGATTTCAGGATGAAGATCATGGCAGATCGATGGACCGGTCTGCCATGATCTTTTTTCTTGAGGTTTACCAACGGTTTTCTGTGCCTCCTCTAAACAACGCGAATGACCTCTCCCAGTTGCGTGAATACCAAACGTGCTGAGACGCGTTCTTCCGGCACGTGCAACCAGCGAGCGGCCGCTTCCCGATACAGAATGAGCTGCGGCCGATAAAACTCGACTCGTGCCTCTCGCTGGTCCGTTGTGATATCGTCGGTCTTGAAGTCGATCACATCAGCCGCGATGGGTTGATCACCATCGAAAAGAACGACAATCCGGTCGAATTGACCGCGGCAGAAAGTTCCGGACACATCGACGACGAAAGGCTGTTCCAAAAAAACCTCCCATCGTGGATGGGTCAACTCGCCGGCACCCTGCGTAGGCAGGTTGTTTGCCGACGGGTTGTTCGCTGGCAATGGCACTGCCTGGTATTCGGCAAGACTGAGTGCCAGCTTGACCTGCGGCCTGGAGAGCATTTCCAGGAACTCGCTGTAGAGCGTCTCAAAGGTTTGGGACAGCTCCGGATACGGGGCCAGTGTTTTTCGCAATTCCTCTGGCGGGGGCACTCCTTGTTGATCCAGCCAGCGAATCCGGGAAAACCACATGTGCCAAACACTTCCCCTTGCCAGGGATTGGACCGGTTGAAATCGCAGCACGACGTCCGCGGAAAGCCCTGTTCCTTCCAGTTCGTGGGGCGTCCTCCACGGGGTCGAGCGGCGAAGACGCCCGAGCCGGGTTCTCATGTGCGAAAGAACAGGACTTGTCTCCTGCTCCGCCGGTGGAGGGGATACGCTGCTCGGGCACCGTTTGAACCAGTCACGCTGGCCGTGCTCGAACAGAATATCGCCCGGTGTTTGGGGAGGATCCGTGCGCAGCCCATTCCACACGATGCTGGCCAGTGTTTTCGGAGGCCCCGAGCGGCCCGAGCCCGGAGGCGACACGAAGATGTACAGACCGTGAATTGCCCGTGTCATGGCCACGTACAGCAGTGAAAAATCCTCCTCCACACATCGCTGTTGGAATGCATAGTAGCGCTCAACCAGGTCGGATTCAAAAACCTTGGCCTTAATGAGCTCCTGGTTGAGACCCCGGAAGACCCAATCGATAGGCTTACCAGGAGCTGGTCGAGTGTAGACAAGCTGACCCGTGCGGCGGCCGACTGGCTCATCCAGGTCGGGAAGGAAGACGGCGTCAAATTGCAGGCCCTTGGCGCCGTGAACTGTCATCACGCGGATGCGGGTGAGTTGCGGGTCGGCCACCTGTTGATGTTCCAGCCATCTGATAAAATCATCCGCCCTGAGCGTCCTTTGCTCGTCATACGCATGCGCCAGCTCTACGAGTTTTTCCAGCCACAAATGTTCTTCGCGGGGGGTGTGTTCGCTGATGGCATCGGCGAACTCGCGGATCACCTTCCCGTACCCTTCGTCCAGCAGCCGTTCCCGCAGTCGACGAGACGTTTCGACCGACCTTTCAAGCCGGGTCGGTATATCCCACCGGGGAAACTCGTCCCAGCCCAGTAGGGAGGCCAAAGGTGAATGGCCCAGCCGGAAGGCGGCCGCGGTATCGCCGGGATGATCGGCAATCCGCAAAACATTCAGAACCAACTGGACCGAAACGGCAGTCGTGACGGGATTGCGTCCCTCCTGACTGACCTCAAACCCAGCCCCCCGCAGGGCCGCAACGATCGGATCGATTGCGGCGTTCTTGCGAACGAGGACTCCAATGGTGGGCTTGCTGGAGGCCTGATAGACCTCTTCAATCCATTTCACCAGAATGGGATCTTCAAGAGTTACGTCCTCGTCATTGGTTTGATCTTCCTCCGACTGACCGGCTTTTTGACGCACCACGACGCAGCAGTAACCGGGGTACTCCACACGCGTGGTGTGGTGCGTACTGAACCGGGAGACCCAGGTTTCCGCAGCTCGCCGCCAGAAAGGAAGGTTATCCCCGCGAGTAATCACGGGGTTCTCCGTAAGTGTGGAAAAGACATCGTTAACAACGTCCACAATAACCGGGCTCGACCGCCAGGTGATGTCCAGATTTTGGACATCTACCTCGGGTAACTCGGATTCAATCCGTGCGAAGATTTCCGGTTCACTTCCCCGCCAGCCATAAATGGATTGCTTCACGTCCCCAACGCAGAAAAACGAGCCGTCTTGCGACCGGCAAATCTCCTCCGCAAACGGCGCTAAAACGGCCCACTGGACAGTGGACGTGTCCTGGAATTCGTCCAGAAGCAGATGGCGGATTCGCCAGCCGAGCCTCCGCTGCCAGAGGGAAAGCCCAGCGGAGCCGGTGGTCTGCACGTAGTCCCGCAGCAGCCGTGCTACGTCGCTGAAACGAAGTGTCCCCCGCTCGCGGATGGCCGCCGTATAGTGTTGGTGGAATTCGTGGAGGAGTTCGTAAGTGGCGAGTGTCTGCTCCACAAGCCTGTTGAGGATGACCGCCTTCGCATGATCGACCAGAGGCTGATAGGCTATTTTTAGCTCGGGGGGAATTTCTACCCGTTTGTACCGGTTTTCTCCGACAGCAACCTTTGCAGCGATCCCGCGTTTCAGGAACTCTTCCCAGTTTTCGCTGGAAGCCCGCTCAAGATCTGCCTTCAGGGCGTCGAGCAGTGACGTGCTATAATCGCGGCCAGAGACTTTTC
This is a stretch of genomic DNA from Thermogutta terrifontis. It encodes these proteins:
- a CDS encoding UTP--glucose-1-phosphate uridylyltransferase, which codes for MSNATVDLAVVPVAGRGTRLLPLTKSQPKEMLPVGRKPVVQYVVEELVRCGIKRFLFITGPGKTAIENHFDLNPELIQMLRETGKEELLKELSFERAEVDYFYTRQRRQLGLGHAVLCSAPMVKDQPFVVALGDSIIGLQAQSDVVRRMITLFEAESADAVIAFETVPREDVVHYGIAQPVGNDLENGKEYFRLAGIIEKPTPEDAPSCLAVAARYVFRPAIFDHLRRTPPGKGEEIQLTDAIQRMIEAGGKVLGIRLPPQERRFDIGNFDSYFRAFLEFALADEECGPGLRQFLKRLLEGQE
- a CDS encoding mevalonate kinase — encoded protein: MIIIKRRAYARAGLLGNPSDGYYGKTISVIVRNFYAEAVLYEWDQVELVLSQEDRSRFDSVYDLARDVRLHGYYGGIRLVKATIKKFVEYCQAQGIKLHERNFSIRYHSTIPRQVGLAGSSAIIVAVLRCLMDFYGVQIPQRVQPSLALAVETEELGIAGGLQDRVIQVYEGLVFMDFSRDKMENIHGYTCGVYEPLDLDYLPPLYLAYNTAIAEPTEVIHNDLRGRYLRGEPAVVEAMQKFADLAQQGRQALLERDWLTFGKLMDANFDLRRSILRLAPEHIEMVERARSVGVPAKFAGSGGAIVGLCPDDATFQKLKTEMAAIHCEVIRPHVRP
- the serA gene encoding phosphoglycerate dehydrogenase is translated as MVKVVVLDPISPEGLKLLESAGMIEYEVRTGLKGEDLRKTLAEFDGAICRSGVKITADALEGNKRLKVIVRAGVGTDNIDTAAATRQGIIVMNTPGGNTIATAEHTMALMLALSRNIFPAYKSLLEGKWERHQFMGTELCGKTLGIIGLGRVGQAVAERALAFKMKVLGYDPFLPEHRARELGIRTCRTLEDLFPEVDYLTVHTPLNEQTRNMIDRPQIQMMKKGVRIINCARGGIINEDALLEGLESGHIGGVALDVFTKEPCTNSPLFGKPNVLCTPHLGASTEEAQTNVAIEACELLVDFFTTGAVRNSVNMAPLDPKTLEGLRGYLDLVYRLGLLMAQIDREPPTRCKIRYQGEVANRDTRLLSAAFAAGLLQHALEQSVNLVNAPVLLQQRGIELAEERTTDIGDFASQVTVEVFRNDKSALAAGALFGKSLPRLVQKGAFRLESPLEGTMLIMYHRDVPGVIGRVGEIFGRHNVNIAFLSLGRAENKPGGEAIGVLALDSYPPAEAIAEILKLEPIHRATVVVLPPRGELPPWLGVGMPK
- a CDS encoding UvrD-helicase domain-containing protein → MAKKGGGGLATAPKNVIIRASAGSGKTYQLTNRLLAILFAGTPIESILATTFSRKAAGEILDRLMSRLAKAAQDSQQCEELSKATGVSVTPQECLAMLRKIIKYFHHVQIRTLDSFFVRAAQALNFELGLWPDWQIDEGAETERTNRIILAEILHQRDRVRQWMQFLFKGQAVRTITTQLRDIIAAYYENVFLEAEPTAWQAVPKRPTLSSSELTNVLAQLRKVSGRDYSTSLLDALKADLERASSENWEEFLKRGIAAKVAVGENRYKRVEIPPELKIAYQPLVDHAKAVILNRLVEQTLATYELLHEFHQHYTAAIRERGTLRFSDVARLLRDYVQTTGSAGLSLWQRRLGWRIRHLLLDEFQDTSTVQWAVLAPFAEEICRSQDGSFFCVGDVKQSIYGWRGSEPEIFARIESELPEVDVQNLDITWRSSPVIVDVVNDVFSTLTENPVITRGDNLPFWRRAAETWVSRFSTHHTTRVEYPGYCCVVVRQKAGQSEEDQTNDEDVTLEDPILVKWIEEVYQASSKPTIGVLVRKNAAIDPIVAALRGAGFEVSQEGRNPVTTAVSVQLVLNVLRIADHPGDTAAAFRLGHSPLASLLGWDEFPRWDIPTRLERSVETSRRLRERLLDEGYGKVIREFADAISEHTPREEHLWLEKLVELAHAYDEQRTLRADDFIRWLEHQQVADPQLTRIRVMTVHGAKGLQFDAVFLPDLDEPVGRRTGQLVYTRPAPGKPIDWVFRGLNQELIKAKVFESDLVERYYAFQQRCVEEDFSLLYVAMTRAIHGLYIFVSPPGSGRSGPPKTLASIVWNGLRTDPPQTPGDILFEHGQRDWFKRCPSSVSPPPAEQETSPVLSHMRTRLGRLRRSTPWRTPHELEGTGLSADVVLRFQPVQSLARGSVWHMWFSRIRWLDQQGVPPPEELRKTLAPYPELSQTFETLYSEFLEMLSRPQVKLALSLAEYQAVPLPANNPSANNLPTQGAGELTHPRWEVFLEQPFVVDVSGTFCRGQFDRIVVLFDGDQPIAADVIDFKTDDITTDQREARVEFYRPQLILYREAAARWLHVPEERVSARLVFTQLGEVIRVV
- a CDS encoding type II secretion system F family protein, translated to MLLSSRITKRQLVQLCHRFATQIEAGVDLRTICRREAERASRGAYRRAMRLIAEAVNKGYALADALVLTEDFFPRLFLQIVRIGEETGKLPEAFRLLAKYYEEEIARRRRFWSLLVWPLFELTFAIIVIGFLIWIMGEIGKRGDMVLDPLGFGLVGERGLLIYLTIVGSCAAGIAVLIWASRRGLLWTRPIQMLVDLLPILGDIARTLALARFTWALSITSRSSLDVRVAVDLALQAAEHPAFTALRRPVWASIQAGHSLSRIFESTGLFPVDWLDAFRVGEESGKLDEVLERLSRLGMERASRAMKVLSVVGAVMVTLLIAAIIIFMIFRLAMFYVGQIYSAIPQ
- a CDS encoding O-acetyl-ADP-ribose deacetylase, which encodes MTAKYEIGNCVLELVEGDITEQRVDAIVNAANSRLAGGGGVDGAIHRKGGPEIMAETRAKYPHGCPTGSAVISGAGRLPAKFVIHAVGPIYRDGQHGEPELLASAYRRSLELAVEHDCRSVAFPALSAGAYGYPLAEAARVALSTVIDFLKNHGKPALVRFVLFGTPAYEAFVKVLQELVGADRVVVESG